Proteins from one Chloroflexota bacterium genomic window:
- a CDS encoding radical SAM protein, which produces MIRTFGSGRERVLLLNPPGDRLYLRDQYCSSVSKADYYWPPIDLLYLSGMLGEHYEVGAMDAIVESIPADRALAQIEDFDPHAVIFLTGVASWTRDLPFVQEIKQRTGARTIGTGGVLLYEGTPILSQRDYLDAILLDFSTPDILTYLQNGGDGNTPIPNVTYKSNGKVILGERATRGKVFEIPVPRHEIFPLSRYRMPYGRREPVTSVMQSDGCPWTCSYCVASPLKYRYRPLENMMAEFEHLRSIGVKEMLFKDFTFGVRKELTIEMCQAMIRQNLDLSWVCESRIDVVDRELLTAMRDAGCHTIQFGVESADVELLERYRKKMDVDETRQVFALCRELGIRTLGHFILGLPGETRESIMRTVDYAKELRCDYASFNTVIPQVGTDLRTELISQGWYDPDEETFDSGRTYPVVETANLSKDVLWDYRNKAIRSFYTDPSYLWRRLRGTRSLVELRNLVKNGYALLLAQEVS; this is translated from the coding sequence ATGATTAGAACCTTTGGCAGCGGCAGGGAACGCGTGCTGTTATTGAATCCGCCAGGCGATCGCCTCTATTTGCGGGACCAGTACTGCAGTTCCGTTTCCAAGGCCGACTATTATTGGCCTCCCATCGACCTGCTTTACCTCAGCGGCATGCTTGGCGAACACTACGAAGTAGGTGCCATGGATGCCATCGTCGAAAGCATCCCTGCCGATCGTGCCCTTGCCCAAATCGAGGACTTCGATCCCCACGCCGTGATCTTTTTGACCGGTGTCGCCTCCTGGACCCGGGACCTGCCCTTTGTTCAAGAGATCAAACAGCGAACCGGGGCCCGAACAATCGGCACCGGCGGTGTGTTACTATACGAAGGCACCCCAATTCTCAGCCAACGAGACTACCTGGACGCCATCCTGCTGGATTTCAGTACACCCGATATTTTGACCTATTTGCAGAACGGCGGCGACGGCAACACCCCCATACCAAACGTTACCTACAAGTCCAATGGCAAGGTTATTCTGGGAGAGCGCGCAACCAGGGGAAAGGTCTTTGAAATCCCCGTTCCCCGCCACGAGATCTTTCCACTATCACGGTACCGCATGCCCTACGGAAGGCGGGAACCGGTGACCAGCGTGATGCAGTCCGATGGCTGCCCATGGACTTGCTCCTATTGCGTCGCCAGTCCACTCAAATATCGCTACCGGCCTCTGGAAAACATGATGGCGGAATTCGAGCACCTGCGCAGCATCGGCGTCAAGGAGATGCTCTTCAAGGACTTCACCTTTGGTGTCCGTAAAGAGTTGACCATTGAGATGTGCCAGGCCATGATCCGCCAGAACCTGGATCTGTCCTGGGTCTGCGAGAGTCGCATCGACGTCGTCGACCGGGAACTGTTGACCGCCATGCGGGATGCAGGCTGTCATACCATTCAGTTCGGCGTAGAATCGGCGGATGTTGAACTGCTCGAACGCTATCGCAAAAAGATGGATGTGGACGAAACCCGCCAGGTCTTCGCCCTCTGCCGTGAATTGGGAATCCGCACCCTGGGCCACTTTATTCTGGGCCTGCCAGGCGAGACCCGGGAGTCCATCATGCGCACTGTCGACTACGCGAAAGAACTACGGTGCGACTATGCTTCCTTCAACACGGTCATTCCCCAGGTGGGCACCGACCTGCGCACGGAGTTGATCAGCCAGGGTTGGTATGACCCCGATGAGGAAACCTTTGATAGTGGTCGAACCTACCCGGTGGTCGAAACAGCGAACCTGAGCAAGGATGTGCTTTGGGATTACCGGAACAAGGCGATTCGTTCCTTTTACACCGATCCCAGCTATCTATGGCGGCGCTTGCGCGGCACCCGTAGCCTGGTAGAATTGCGCAATCTGGTCAAGAACGGCTACGCGCTGCTGCTGGCCCAGGAAGTCAGCTAA
- a CDS encoding class I SAM-dependent methyltransferase, with amino-acid sequence MGTAPLHQEEKLVTKQFEDQLELYTSESTPEKSVVPFLVTPFFFRWLEREHEALQKQYPLTICEFGGGGGYQLKMIGDVAGQRATLYNAELVGRYAGHQASETVRFVQGSILASGFADSAFDVVIARNVLHHLIGASLAQTRHNQQHALEELFRVTRPGGLILIQEQVNQSPMACNALYHLSQTASNMDLRIESFEVTPNTIVAYMTRAQLQAFCRQVIPESHWLADQYQRRDVALRWKLTLLMSNNGDALIAMKKPLADCGGDHD; translated from the coding sequence TTGGGCACAGCGCCACTTCACCAGGAAGAAAAGCTCGTCACCAAACAGTTCGAAGATCAACTCGAACTGTACACATCTGAATCAACGCCGGAAAAGAGCGTCGTGCCCTTTCTGGTCACGCCCTTTTTTTTCCGGTGGCTGGAACGGGAGCACGAGGCTCTTCAGAAGCAATATCCGTTGACGATCTGTGAATTCGGCGGCGGTGGCGGCTATCAGCTCAAGATGATCGGCGACGTGGCCGGGCAACGCGCGACCCTCTACAATGCTGAGCTGGTGGGCCGCTACGCAGGTCACCAGGCATCGGAGACCGTCCGCTTCGTGCAGGGGTCGATCCTGGCATCTGGTTTCGCCGACAGCGCCTTCGATGTAGTTATCGCACGCAATGTGTTGCACCACCTGATCGGCGCCTCCCTGGCTCAGACCAGGCACAACCAGCAGCACGCGCTGGAAGAGCTTTTCCGCGTGACCAGGCCAGGCGGATTGATCCTGATCCAGGAACAGGTGAACCAGAGTCCGATGGCCTGCAATGCGCTTTATCACCTGTCGCAGACAGCCTCCAACATGGACTTGCGCATCGAAAGCTTCGAGGTAACGCCCAACACCATCGTCGCCTATATGACCAGAGCCCAGCTACAGGCGTTTTGCCGTCAGGTGATCCCCGAATCTCATTGGCTGGCCGACCAGTATCAGCGCCGCGATGTGGCCTTGCGCTGGAAATTGACCCTGTTGATGAGCAACAATGGCGACGCTTTAATTGCAATGAAGAAACCCCTGGCTGATTGTGGAGGTGATCATGATTAG
- the lgt gene encoding prolipoprotein diacylglyceryl transferase, whose translation MNPVVFSIGPITIHWYGLLIVAGAILAAYIGTLEAKRRGEDPEHVWNMLIWILIFGIIGARLYHVFSTPVDGLGWDYYKENPIAIINFWNGGFRGLGIFGGLLGGIIAVFIYCWKNKLNMWRWLDIFAPGLLLAQALGRFGNWINQELYGPPTDLPWGFKINTDYPYQPPPTTIPRPPGMTEDAFIANTRFHPTFFYEALWNLVGFALLMWIGRRFQSRLRDGDIFLLYLIWYPLGRIIVEMFRPDAWITGVPGLATAQLISLGIIVASIITLIIRHRNWQPEPPLGTVEEVSELP comes from the coding sequence ATGAATCCTGTTGTATTCTCAATTGGGCCCATTACCATCCACTGGTATGGCCTGCTTATCGTTGCCGGGGCAATCCTGGCGGCCTACATCGGCACTCTGGAGGCCAAACGGCGGGGCGAGGATCCAGAGCATGTTTGGAATATGCTCATTTGGATTTTGATCTTTGGGATCATCGGCGCGCGGCTGTACCATGTCTTTTCGACGCCCGTCGACGGTCTGGGTTGGGACTACTACAAAGAAAATCCCATTGCCATCATCAATTTCTGGAATGGCGGATTCCGCGGTCTGGGCATCTTCGGTGGTCTGCTGGGCGGTATCATCGCTGTGTTTATCTACTGCTGGAAAAACAAGCTGAATATGTGGCGCTGGCTTGACATCTTCGCGCCAGGTCTGCTGTTGGCCCAGGCATTGGGACGGTTTGGCAACTGGATAAACCAGGAATTGTATGGGCCGCCAACCGACCTGCCCTGGGGTTTCAAGATCAATACCGACTATCCCTATCAGCCGCCGCCAACGACCATTCCCCGGCCGCCAGGCATGACTGAGGACGCCTTTATCGCCAACACCCGCTTCCATCCCACCTTTTTCTACGAGGCTCTTTGGAACCTGGTGGGTTTTGCCTTGTTGATGTGGATCGGCCGTCGTTTTCAAAGCCGATTGCGGGATGGCGATATATTCCTGCTCTACCTTATCTGGTATCCGCTGGGCCGGATCATCGTCGAGATGTTCCGGCCAGACGCCTGGATCACCGGTGTGCCGGGCCTGGCTACTGCCCAGCTTATCAGCCTGGGCATCATCGTTGCTTCGATCATTACGTTGATCATTCGTCACCGCAATTGGCAACCTGAGCCGCCTCTGGGAACGGTGGAGGAAGTGAGCGAACTACCTTGA
- a CDS encoding DUF2007 domain-containing protein, with amino-acid sequence MMNESTGAGQQSGEPVEVYAASNDLEAQVIKSFLESNGIPVLLRGESLGTTLGVAMGRLARVSVMVPEPLADKATQLLEQHLDEENGEQ; translated from the coding sequence ATGATGAATGAAAGCACTGGCGCAGGTCAGCAGTCGGGAGAACCGGTGGAGGTCTACGCGGCGAGCAACGATCTGGAGGCACAGGTCATAAAGTCCTTTTTGGAGAGCAATGGCATTCCTGTGCTGCTCAGGGGCGAGTCCCTTGGTACAACGCTGGGCGTAGCCATGGGACGGCTGGCCCGGGTCAGCGTCATGGTTCCCGAGCCGCTGGCTGACAAAGCGACGCAACTGCTGGAGCAGCACCTGGACGAGGAGAATGGTGAACAGTGA